From a single Miscanthus floridulus cultivar M001 chromosome 8, ASM1932011v1, whole genome shotgun sequence genomic region:
- the LOC136472003 gene encoding F-box protein SKIP19-like, producing the protein MEPGTPSEPEPTPSDGSRDWSELPLDALVLVFARLGPVEILMGSGLVCHSWLQAAKEPSLWASLDMSNHRAIEEMPAGVLREMARVAVDRSKGRLEAFSGKYFVTDELLKHISARSSSASLRGLSLVSCNEVTNKGFTELVTHAPRLEDLSLELCPNVGGRHVFESAGRACPRLRRFSLRRECFRFSLNYSRRTAEALGIAAAMPGLRSLTLVSCNINNDELAAVVEGCPRLETLCLRDCYKVIADGSLRAKCAGIRTLTLPDRV; encoded by the coding sequence ATGGAGCCAGGAACTCCCTCGGAGCCCGAGCCGACGCCGTCCGACGGCAGCAGGGACTGGTCGGAGCTGCCCCTGGACGCCCTGGTGCTGGTGTTCGCGAGGCTTGGCCCCGTGGAGATCCTCATGGGGTCCGGCCTCGTGTGCCACTCATGGCTCCAGGCGGCCAAGGAGCCTTCGCTGTGGGCATCCCTGGACATGTCCAACCACAGGGCCATCGAAGAGATGCCCGCCGGCGTCCTGCGCGAAATGGCCAGGGTCGCCGTGGACCGCTCCAAGGGCCGGCTGGAGGCCTTCTCGGGGAAGTACTTCGTCACCGACGAGCTTCTCAAGCACATCTCGGCCAGGTCGTCGTCAGCATCTCTCAGGGGCCTGAGCCTCGTATCCTGCAACGAGGTCACCAACAAGGGCTTCACCGAGCTGGTGACTCACGCGCCGCGGCTCGAGGACCTGTCGCTGGAGCTGTGCCCGAACGTGGGCGGCCGCCACGTGTTCGAGTCCGCCGGCAGGGCGTGCCCGCGGCTGAGGCGCTTCAGCCTGCGCAGGGAGTGCTTCCGGTTCTCCCTCAACTACTCCCGGCGCACCGCGGAGGCGCTCGGGATCGCGGCGGCGATGCCCGGGCTGCGCAGCCTCACCCTCGTCAGCTGCAACATCAACAACGACGAGCTGGCGGCCGTCGTCGAGGGGTGCCCGCGCCTGGAGACGCTCTGCCTGAGGGATTGCTACAAGGTCATCGCTGATGGCTCACTCCGGGCCAAGTGTGCCGGCATCAGGACGCTGACGCTTCCCGATCGTGTTTGA